The Microbacterium luteum genome includes a region encoding these proteins:
- a CDS encoding GDP-L-fucose synthase family protein, whose amino-acid sequence MTTAIDGVEYAPGELDRDATFYVAGHRGLVGSAIVRKLESSGFENIVGKTSAELDLKDRDEVFGYMAEAKPKYVVLAAAKVGGIMANSTYPVDFLSDNMRIQVNVLDAALTNDVERVLFLGSSCIYPKFAEQPIREDSLLTGHLEPTNDAYAIAKIAGILQTQAVRRQYGLPWISAMPTNLYGPNDNFSPKGSHVLPALIRRYDEAAKMRASSVTNWGTGSPRREFLHADDMADACLHLMEHYDGPDQVNVGTGSDVTIKEIAEIIGDVTGFTGDTEWDTSKPDGTPQKLLDVSKLAEAGWTSKISLQEGLERTVAWYREHVDTLRE is encoded by the coding sequence ATGACCACGGCCATCGACGGCGTCGAGTACGCACCGGGTGAACTTGATCGCGACGCGACGTTCTACGTTGCCGGACACCGCGGACTGGTCGGATCGGCGATCGTGCGCAAGCTCGAGTCGTCGGGTTTCGAGAACATCGTCGGGAAGACCTCCGCCGAACTGGACCTCAAAGACCGCGACGAGGTCTTCGGCTATATGGCCGAGGCTAAGCCCAAGTACGTCGTGCTCGCCGCGGCGAAGGTCGGCGGGATCATGGCCAACAGCACCTACCCGGTCGACTTCCTGAGCGACAACATGCGGATCCAGGTCAACGTGCTCGACGCCGCCCTCACGAACGACGTCGAGCGCGTGCTGTTCCTCGGCTCGTCGTGCATCTACCCGAAGTTCGCCGAGCAGCCCATCCGGGAAGACTCGCTCCTCACCGGCCACCTCGAGCCGACCAACGACGCGTACGCGATCGCGAAGATCGCCGGCATCCTGCAGACCCAGGCGGTGCGCCGCCAGTACGGCCTGCCGTGGATCTCGGCGATGCCGACGAACCTCTACGGCCCGAACGACAACTTCTCCCCCAAGGGCTCGCACGTGCTACCGGCGCTCATCCGTCGCTACGACGAGGCAGCGAAGATGCGAGCGTCGTCGGTGACGAACTGGGGCACGGGCAGCCCGCGTCGCGAGTTCCTGCACGCCGATGACATGGCCGACGCCTGCCTGCACCTCATGGAGCACTACGACGGACCCGACCAAGTCAACGTCGGCACCGGGTCCGACGTGACGATCAAAGAGATCGCGGAGATCATCGGCGATGTGACTGGTTTCACCGGTGACACCGAGTGGGACACGTCGAAGCCCGACGGCACCCCGCAGAAGCTCCTCGACGTCTCGAAGCTTGCCGAAGCCGGGTGGACGTCGAAGATCTCGCTGCAGGAAGGCCTGGAGCGCACGGTCGCCTGGTACCGCGAGCACGTCGACACCCTGCGCGAGTGA
- a CDS encoding transposase, with translation MPKPYPSEFRDDVVRVARNREPGVTIEQIAKDFGVHPMTLQKWMRRADIDEGAKPGQSRTEAAEIRELKKRNRLLEQENEVLRRAAAYLSQANLPGKGALRTSGGGQWVSPPAARSMRSR, from the coding sequence GTGCCCAAGCCCTACCCGTCCGAGTTCCGTGACGACGTCGTGCGTGTCGCGAGGAACCGCGAGCCCGGAGTCACGATCGAGCAGATCGCGAAAGACTTCGGGGTCCACCCCATGACGCTGCAGAAGTGGATGCGTCGCGCCGACATCGACGAAGGTGCCAAGCCCGGTCAGTCGCGGACCGAGGCCGCGGAGATCCGTGAGCTGAAGAAGCGGAACCGGCTCCTCGAGCAGGAGAACGAGGTCCTCCGTCGTGCGGCGGCGTATCTGTCGCAGGCGAACCTGCCGGGAAAAGGGGCTCTTCGGACATCCGGTGGGGGTCAGTGGGTGAGCCCGCCGGCGGCGAGGAGCATGCGGAGCCGGTAG
- the rfbA gene encoding glucose-1-phosphate thymidylyltransferase RfbA, which produces MKGIILAGGSGTRLHPVTLGASKQLVPVYDKPMVYYPLSTLMLAGIDEILVITTPHDAAAFERLLGDGSQFGISISLAVQPSPDGLAQAFTIGADFIGDDTVALVLGDNLLYGPGLGSQLSRFADIDGGAVFAYWVAEPSAYGVVEFDDTGRAVSLEEKPVQPRSNYAIPGLYFYDNDVVEIARNLEPSARGELEITDVNRAYLEAGKLQVQVLPRGTAWLDTGTFNDMLDAAEYVRTIERRTGLKIGCPEEIGWRRGFLTDEQLAERGVALKKSGYGAYLLELLERGDR; this is translated from the coding sequence GTGAAGGGGATCATCCTCGCGGGCGGGTCGGGTACACGGTTGCATCCTGTGACGCTGGGGGCGTCGAAGCAGCTGGTTCCCGTCTATGACAAGCCCATGGTGTACTACCCCCTTTCGACACTGATGCTGGCCGGGATCGACGAGATCCTTGTGATCACGACCCCGCATGATGCCGCAGCGTTTGAACGGTTGCTGGGTGATGGATCGCAGTTTGGGATCTCGATTTCGCTTGCGGTGCAGCCGTCGCCGGATGGGTTGGCGCAGGCGTTCACCATCGGTGCGGACTTCATCGGCGACGACACTGTCGCGCTCGTGCTCGGCGACAACCTGCTGTACGGGCCGGGGTTGGGGTCGCAGTTGTCCCGGTTCGCCGACATCGACGGTGGGGCGGTGTTCGCGTACTGGGTGGCGGAGCCATCGGCGTACGGGGTGGTGGAGTTCGACGACACCGGCCGGGCCGTCAGTCTCGAGGAGAAGCCCGTGCAGCCGCGGTCGAACTATGCGATCCCGGGCCTGTACTTCTACGACAACGACGTGGTGGAGATCGCCCGGAACCTCGAGCCGTCGGCGCGGGGTGAGTTGGAGATCACGGATGTGAACCGGGCCTACCTGGAGGCAGGGAAGCTGCAGGTGCAGGTGCTCCCCCGGGGGACGGCGTGGCTGGATACCGGAACGTTCAACGACATGCTCGACGCCGCCGAGTATGTGCGGACGATCGAGCGGCGCACGGGGTTGAAGATCGGGTGTCCGGAGGAGATCGGGTGGCGGCGGGGGTTCCTCACCGATGAGCAGCTTGCTGAGCGTGGGGTGGCGTTGAAGAAGTCCGGGTACGGGGCGTACTTGCTGGAATTGCTGGAGCGGGGGGATCGCTGA
- a CDS encoding glycosyltransferase: MLFIGINYPPEPTGISPYTGAMARGLAERGYRTHVVTTHPHYPEWRVKPGYGQWSRREHLGGVLVRRLRHYVPPRPTSMRRLLSEVSFGGRLAFARWRRPQAVVAVSPALFSSALAAIRMRLLHRGTPLVVWVQDLYWLGLSETGQGSGRAGRVIKRTEGWLLRRADRVVVIHERFAQRVIQDFGVDPTRVVVVRNWTHLPPAADVDREAARARLGWGDETVVLHAGNMGIKQGLDNVLDAAQLAHDTGAKVRFVLLGNGAEHARLLAEGAHIPTLQFIDPLPDAEFADALAAADVLLVNEKVGVSEMAVPSKLTSYFSTGNPVVAATDLRGITADEIRAAEAGIVVRAGDPAALLDAAVALADDPGESTRLGSNGRRYRETVLDETFAIDRFATLLSRLIDGDGSK, encoded by the coding sequence GTGCTGTTCATAGGCATCAACTACCCCCCCGAACCGACCGGCATCTCCCCTTACACCGGCGCGATGGCTCGAGGCCTCGCGGAGCGCGGGTATCGGACCCACGTGGTCACGACGCACCCTCATTATCCGGAGTGGCGTGTTAAGCCAGGCTACGGGCAGTGGTCGCGCAGGGAACATCTGGGTGGAGTGCTCGTCCGCCGGTTGCGGCACTACGTGCCCCCTCGGCCGACGAGCATGCGCCGCCTGCTGTCCGAAGTGAGCTTCGGCGGTCGGCTCGCGTTCGCTCGATGGCGGCGCCCTCAGGCCGTCGTAGCGGTGTCTCCGGCTCTCTTTTCGTCGGCGTTAGCCGCCATCCGCATGCGCCTGCTTCATCGAGGGACTCCGCTCGTTGTGTGGGTGCAAGACCTGTACTGGCTCGGCCTTTCTGAAACGGGTCAGGGTTCCGGGCGCGCGGGGCGGGTCATCAAGCGGACTGAGGGCTGGCTGCTGCGCCGAGCAGACCGGGTCGTGGTGATACACGAGCGCTTCGCCCAGCGGGTCATCCAAGACTTTGGCGTCGATCCCACCAGGGTCGTCGTTGTTCGCAACTGGACGCATCTCCCGCCTGCCGCCGACGTCGATCGTGAAGCGGCACGCGCCCGCCTCGGATGGGGCGACGAGACCGTCGTGCTGCATGCGGGGAACATGGGCATCAAGCAAGGCCTGGACAACGTGCTCGACGCCGCACAGCTCGCGCATGACACTGGCGCGAAGGTACGTTTTGTGCTGCTCGGGAACGGTGCCGAGCACGCTCGCTTGCTTGCCGAGGGTGCCCACATTCCGACGCTGCAGTTCATCGACCCGCTCCCCGATGCAGAATTCGCCGATGCACTCGCGGCCGCTGACGTGTTGCTCGTCAACGAGAAGGTCGGTGTCTCAGAGATGGCGGTGCCAAGCAAGCTCACGTCGTACTTCTCGACCGGAAATCCCGTCGTGGCCGCCACAGATCTTCGTGGCATCACGGCCGATGAGATCAGGGCGGCCGAAGCCGGCATCGTCGTCCGCGCGGGAGATCCGGCAGCACTCCTGGACGCCGCCGTCGCCCTCGCCGATGACCCCGGTGAGAGCACCAGGCTCGGATCAAACGGACGCCGGTATCGAGAAACTGTGCTGGACGAAACATTCGCGATCGATCGATTCGCTACTCTTCTCTCGCGGCTCATCGATGGCGATGGATCGAAGTAG
- a CDS encoding ISL3 family transposase — protein sequence MLLGLDGVHVEHVQRGGGVLVVTVSTPASPTGCPGCGVLATGRGRRLRVLHDVPGVTRVRVVWRQRIWRCGEAACPRKTFVEQVPSLVAPRGSITKRAVTWAIGQLRREHATIQGLARQLGTSWKTVWRAVEPELVKLAADESRFENVTSLGVDEHVWHHVDPRRRGPKELTGMVDLTRDSQGKTRARLLDLVPGRSGKAYSTWLGERGDAFRKQVKVAALDPFAGYKTAIDDKLDDAVAVLDAFHVVMLGTAAVDEVRRRVQQDTLGHRGRKGDPLYGVQTILRAGVENLTEKQRERLTAAMEADPAHDEVFVAWQCAQQLRSAYHHDDLAAGRRIAEKVVDTFHTCPIPEIARLGRTLRRWRDAFLAYFTTSRSSNGGTEAINGIIELHRRLARGYRNRENYRLRMLLAAGGLTH from the coding sequence CTGCTGCTCGGCCTCGACGGCGTCCATGTCGAGCACGTCCAGCGTGGCGGCGGTGTCCTCGTCGTGACGGTCTCGACGCCAGCGTCCCCGACGGGGTGCCCTGGGTGTGGCGTGCTCGCGACCGGGCGTGGCCGGCGCCTTCGGGTGCTGCATGACGTGCCCGGCGTGACCCGGGTGCGGGTGGTGTGGCGGCAACGCATCTGGCGGTGCGGTGAGGCTGCCTGTCCGCGGAAGACGTTCGTGGAGCAGGTCCCGTCGCTGGTCGCGCCGCGCGGATCGATCACCAAGCGCGCCGTCACGTGGGCGATCGGGCAGCTGCGCCGCGAGCACGCCACCATCCAAGGACTCGCCCGGCAGCTCGGGACGTCGTGGAAGACGGTGTGGCGGGCCGTCGAACCCGAGCTCGTCAAGCTCGCGGCGGACGAGTCCCGGTTTGAGAACGTCACCAGCCTCGGCGTCGACGAGCATGTCTGGCATCACGTCGACCCGCGCCGGCGGGGGCCGAAGGAGCTGACCGGGATGGTCGACCTCACCCGCGACAGCCAAGGAAAGACGCGGGCCAGGCTGCTGGATCTGGTGCCCGGCCGGTCCGGGAAGGCTTACTCGACCTGGCTCGGTGAACGCGGCGACGCGTTCCGGAAGCAGGTGAAGGTCGCCGCGCTGGACCCGTTCGCCGGATACAAGACCGCGATCGACGACAAGCTCGACGACGCCGTCGCGGTCCTCGACGCGTTCCACGTAGTCATGCTCGGCACCGCCGCCGTCGACGAGGTCCGCCGTCGCGTCCAGCAAGACACCCTCGGCCACCGCGGCCGCAAGGGCGACCCGCTCTACGGAGTGCAGACAATCCTCCGCGCCGGGGTCGAGAACCTCACCGAGAAGCAGCGGGAGAGGCTGACCGCGGCGATGGAAGCCGACCCCGCGCACGACGAGGTGTTCGTCGCCTGGCAGTGCGCGCAGCAGCTCCGCTCCGCCTACCACCACGATGACCTGGCCGCCGGGCGGCGGATCGCGGAGAAGGTCGTCGACACGTTCCACACCTGCCCGATCCCCGAGATCGCGCGTCTGGGCCGCACCCTCCGCCGGTGGCGTGACGCGTTCCTGGCGTACTTCACCACGAGCCGGTCATCCAACGGCGGCACCGAGGCGATCAACGGGATCATCGAGCTGCACCGACGCCTCGCTCGCGGCTACCGCAACCGGGAGAACTACCGGCTCCGCATGCTCCTCGCCGCCGGCGGGCTCACCCACTGA
- the gmd gene encoding GDP-mannose 4,6-dehydratase yields MSKRALITGITGQDGSYLAELLLSKGYEVHGIIRRASTFNTSRIDHLYTDPHDPDAKLFLHYGDLSDGARLVTLMAQINPDEVYNLAAQSHVRVSFDEPEHTADTTGTGTIRLLEAVRLSGISTRYYQASTSELYGATPPPQNEETPFYPRSPYAAAKLYSYWITKNYREAYDMFAVNGILFNHESPRRGETFVTRKITRAVARIKAGVQKDIYLGNLESIRDWGYAAEYVEGMWRMLQADEPEDFVLATGVGYTIKDFLETSFGHVGLDWQEFVKFDERYLRPTEVDALIGDPTKAGEKLGWVPTIDGKELAKLMVDADVKALEEGPEWIDTVKLASWGTADAVAAAR; encoded by the coding sequence TTGTCCAAGCGCGCACTCATCACCGGCATCACCGGCCAGGACGGCTCTTACCTCGCGGAGCTCCTGCTGTCGAAGGGTTACGAGGTTCACGGCATCATCCGCCGAGCCTCTACATTCAACACCTCGCGGATCGACCACCTCTACACCGATCCGCACGACCCCGATGCGAAGCTGTTCCTTCACTACGGGGACCTCAGCGACGGCGCGCGTCTTGTGACACTGATGGCGCAGATCAACCCCGACGAGGTCTACAACCTCGCCGCGCAGTCGCACGTGCGCGTCTCGTTCGATGAACCGGAGCACACCGCTGACACCACCGGCACAGGGACGATCCGCCTTCTAGAGGCGGTGCGCTTGTCAGGCATCTCCACGCGGTACTACCAGGCGTCCACGTCAGAGCTCTACGGCGCCACTCCTCCCCCGCAGAACGAGGAGACGCCGTTCTACCCGCGCTCGCCCTACGCGGCCGCCAAGCTCTACAGCTACTGGATCACCAAGAACTACCGCGAGGCGTACGACATGTTCGCGGTCAACGGGATCCTGTTCAACCACGAGTCCCCGCGACGCGGTGAGACGTTCGTCACCCGCAAGATCACGCGTGCTGTTGCCCGCATCAAGGCCGGCGTGCAGAAGGACATCTACCTCGGAAACCTCGAGTCGATCCGCGACTGGGGTTACGCCGCCGAGTACGTCGAGGGCATGTGGCGCATGCTGCAGGCCGACGAGCCGGAGGACTTCGTGCTCGCAACCGGTGTCGGCTACACCATCAAGGACTTCCTGGAGACCTCGTTCGGTCACGTCGGGCTCGACTGGCAGGAGTTCGTGAAGTTCGACGAGCGCTACCTGCGCCCCACCGAGGTCGACGCGCTCATCGGCGACCCGACGAAGGCCGGCGAGAAGCTTGGCTGGGTTCCCACGATCGATGGGAAGGAACTCGCCAAGCTCATGGTTGACGCCGATGTCAAGGCGTTGGAAGAGGGCCCGGAGTGGATCGACACGGTTAAGCTCGCCTCGTGGGGCACGGCCGACGCGGTCGCGGCGGCACGATGA
- a CDS encoding Dabb family protein, giving the protein MFRHVVLFRIHDHVSDAYVDAVIDTLQSFVLFPGVVSWMTTRSLDERKGRIVVEDATFESREAFERFRADPAHATAAQTMSEIADWWVGDYEE; this is encoded by the coding sequence GTGTTCCGGCACGTCGTGCTGTTTCGCATCCATGACCACGTCAGCGATGCGTACGTCGACGCAGTGATCGACACGCTGCAGAGCTTCGTGCTTTTCCCGGGCGTTGTGTCGTGGATGACCACTCGCTCGCTCGATGAGCGCAAGGGTCGCATCGTCGTCGAAGATGCGACGTTCGAGTCTCGCGAAGCGTTCGAGCGATTCCGCGCGGACCCGGCGCATGCGACCGCCGCTCAGACGATGTCGGAGATCGCGGACTGGTGGGTCGGCGACTACGAGGAGTAG